From Nitrobacter sp. NHB1, a single genomic window includes:
- a CDS encoding ribbon-helix-helix domain-containing protein: MRNDQSGDRRGERQYAVVKRSVIVDGHKTSVSLEDAFWTSLKDIAMRRGMTLSTQIASIDTDRRTSNLSSAIRLYVLEHFRTRAASTMFIGERLAPSTRLAPLGPE, translated from the coding sequence ATGCGAAACGACCAAAGCGGCGATCGCCGCGGCGAGCGCCAATATGCCGTCGTTAAACGATCGGTGATCGTCGACGGTCACAAGACCAGCGTGAGTCTCGAAGACGCATTCTGGACAAGCCTGAAAGATATCGCGATGCGGCGGGGCATGACCCTTTCCACGCAAATCGCCTCGATCGATACCGATCGCAGGACCAGCAATCTGTCTTCGGCGATCCGTCTCTATGTGCTCGAGCATTTTCGCACGCGGGCGGCGAGCACCATGTTCATCGGCGAACGTCTGGCGCCGTCGACGCGGCTTGCGCCGCTTGGCCCGGAATAG
- a CDS encoding DUF2065 domain-containing protein has protein sequence MGSIAFADFLIGLGILFMLEGILFAAAPNWTRRAMKSALAAPEPVLRMVGIGSAIAGLILIWLVRR, from the coding sequence ATGGGTTCCATTGCCTTCGCCGATTTCCTGATCGGTCTTGGTATTCTTTTCATGCTCGAAGGCATCCTGTTCGCGGCAGCGCCGAATTGGACGCGGCGGGCCATGAAAAGCGCACTGGCGGCGCCGGAACCTGTTTTGCGGATGGTCGGCATCGGCTCGGCGATCGCCGGGCTGATCCTGATCTGGCTGGTCAGGCGCTAA
- the fumC gene encoding class II fumarate hydratase, with the protein MASSSRRTRTRTETDSFGPIDVQADRYWGAQTERSRQNFRIGHDRMPMPIVRALGIVKLAAAQTNRELGLLDRRRATAIIRAAREVIDGKLDDHFPLVVWQTGSGTQTNMNLNEVIANRANELLGGELGAKKPVHPNDHVNMSQSSNDSFPTAMHIAAAQGIASDLVPALTALLKALRKKEKAFAHIVKIGRTHTQDATPLTLGQEFSGYAAQVESGLARLRTAIKDLYPLAQGGTAVGTGLNSKQKFAKLFAKHAAAVAKLPFTSAPNKFEALASNDAYVFAHGAINAVATGLFKIANDIRFLGSGPRSGLGELILPANEPGSSIMPGKVNPTQCEAMTMVCCQVFGNHTTVTIAGSQGHFELNVYRPVLAYCMINSIQLLADVVRSFTEHCIDGIRADEKRIRDLMQRSLMLVTALAPRIGYDNAATVAKAALARGTTLKEEAQRLGFVTAAEFDRLVQPDKMTRPG; encoded by the coding sequence ATGGCCTCGTCGTCACGCAGAACAAGGACGCGCACGGAAACCGACAGCTTCGGACCCATCGACGTTCAAGCCGACCGCTACTGGGGAGCCCAGACCGAGCGCAGCCGGCAGAATTTCCGCATCGGACACGACCGGATGCCGATGCCGATCGTCCGGGCGCTCGGCATCGTCAAGCTCGCAGCGGCACAGACCAACCGCGAACTGGGCCTGCTCGACCGGCGGCGCGCGACCGCAATCATTCGCGCCGCGCGCGAAGTGATCGACGGCAAGCTCGACGATCATTTTCCGCTGGTCGTCTGGCAAACCGGCTCCGGCACGCAGACCAACATGAACCTCAACGAGGTGATCGCCAACCGTGCCAACGAGCTGCTCGGCGGTGAACTCGGCGCCAAGAAGCCCGTTCATCCCAACGATCACGTCAACATGAGCCAGTCGTCGAACGACTCGTTTCCGACAGCCATGCACATCGCGGCGGCCCAGGGCATCGCGTCCGACCTGGTTCCCGCTCTGACCGCTCTGCTCAAAGCGCTGCGCAAAAAGGAAAAGGCGTTTGCTCACATCGTCAAGATCGGCCGGACTCATACCCAGGACGCGACGCCGCTGACGCTCGGCCAGGAGTTCTCCGGCTATGCAGCGCAGGTCGAGAGCGGCCTCGCACGGCTTCGCACCGCCATCAAGGACCTCTATCCACTGGCGCAAGGCGGAACCGCCGTGGGAACCGGCCTGAACTCGAAGCAGAAATTTGCAAAACTGTTTGCGAAACACGCGGCGGCGGTTGCGAAACTCCCGTTCACGAGCGCTCCCAACAAATTCGAGGCGCTGGCCTCCAACGACGCTTATGTTTTCGCCCACGGCGCGATCAACGCGGTCGCAACGGGCCTGTTCAAGATCGCGAACGATATTCGTTTTTTGGGTTCCGGGCCGCGCTCCGGCCTCGGAGAACTGATCCTTCCCGCAAACGAACCGGGGTCGTCGATCATGCCGGGGAAGGTCAATCCAACCCAGTGTGAAGCGATGACCATGGTTTGCTGCCAGGTGTTCGGCAATCACACCACCGTGACGATCGCCGGCAGTCAGGGGCATTTCGAACTTAACGTTTACAGGCCGGTTCTGGCCTATTGTATGATCAATTCCATACAATTGCTCGCCGATGTCGTGCGTTCCTTCACCGAGCACTGCATCGATGGCATTCGCGCCGACGAGAAGCGGATTCGCGACCTGATGCAACGCTCGCTGATGCTGGTTACGGCGCTCGCGCCGAGGATCGGCTACGACAATGCGGCGACGGTCGCCAAAGCCGCCCTGGCCCGCGGAACGACGTTGAAGGAAGAGGCTCAGCGGCTTGGCTTCGTCACGGCCGCGGAGTTCGACCGACTGGTGCAGCCCGACAAAATGACGCGACCCGGATGA
- a CDS encoding thymidylate synthase, protein MNQYHDLLERILGDGAEKHDRTGTGTLSIFGHQMRFNLASGFPMLTTKKLPLKSIVHELLWFLKGDTNVRYLRDHGVSIWDEWADANGDLGPVYGSQWRSWPAPDGRSIDQIANVVDMIKCNPDSRRLIVSAWNPADVDKMALPPCHCLFQFYVADGKLSCQLYQRSADVFLGVPFNIASYALLTMMVAQVTGLKPGDFVHSLGDAHLYSNHLEQARLQLTRPVRPLPTMTINPEVKDIFAFRYEDFKLENYDPHPHIKAEVAV, encoded by the coding sequence ATGAACCAGTACCACGATCTGCTCGAACGAATACTCGGCGACGGCGCGGAGAAGCATGACCGTACCGGCACCGGAACATTGTCCATCTTCGGGCATCAGATGCGTTTCAATCTCGCATCGGGATTTCCGATGCTGACCACCAAGAAGCTTCCGCTCAAGTCGATCGTGCATGAGCTGCTCTGGTTCCTGAAGGGCGACACCAACGTCAGGTATCTGAGGGACCACGGGGTCTCGATCTGGGACGAGTGGGCCGACGCCAACGGCGATCTCGGCCCGGTCTACGGTTCGCAGTGGCGCTCATGGCCCGCGCCGGACGGGCGCAGCATCGACCAGATCGCCAACGTGGTCGACATGATCAAGTGCAATCCGGATTCGCGGCGGCTGATCGTCAGCGCGTGGAATCCGGCCGATGTCGACAAGATGGCGCTGCCGCCGTGCCACTGCCTGTTTCAATTCTATGTCGCCGACGGCAAGCTGTCGTGCCAGCTTTATCAGCGCTCGGCGGATGTGTTTCTGGGGGTGCCCTTCAACATCGCGTCCTATGCGTTGCTGACGATGATGGTCGCGCAGGTCACGGGGCTCAAGCCCGGGGACTTCGTGCACAGCCTCGGCGACGCGCACCTCTATTCGAATCACCTTGAGCAGGCGCGGCTTCAGCTCACGCGGCCGGTGCGACCGCTGCCGACGATGACGATCAATCCCGAGGTGAAGGATATCTTCGCGTTCCGCTATGAGGATTTCAAACTCGAGAACTACGATCCCCATCCCCACATCAAGGCCGAGGTCGCGGTGTGA
- the hflC gene encoding protease modulator HflC encodes MKVGVIGIAALLVAAALLVVGYSSVFTVSQTEQALVVRLGEPVHVVTEPGLHFKAPFVDSVIEIDKRILDLEQASQEVIASDQKRLVVDAFARYRIKDALRFYQSVGTVQAANIQLTTLLNASLRRVLGEVTFIQVVRDERETLMARIRDQLDKEASGYGISVVDVRIRRADLPEQNSQAIYQRMQTERQREAAEFRAQGGQKAQEIRAKADREATVIVADANSSSEQIRGQGDGERNRLFAAAYNQAPAFFAFYRSMTAYQKGLKGSDTRFLLKPDSDFFRFFGHPGGRPAATDAPKP; translated from the coding sequence ATGAAAGTCGGAGTTATAGGGATTGCGGCGCTGCTGGTTGCGGCGGCCTTGCTGGTGGTGGGATACAGTTCCGTTTTCACGGTGAGCCAGACCGAGCAGGCATTGGTGGTGCGACTTGGCGAACCGGTGCATGTCGTCACCGAGCCGGGATTGCATTTCAAGGCGCCGTTCGTCGATTCCGTGATCGAGATCGACAAACGAATTCTTGACCTCGAGCAGGCGTCGCAGGAAGTCATTGCGTCGGATCAGAAGCGGCTCGTCGTCGATGCGTTCGCGCGCTACCGCATCAAGGATGCGCTGCGGTTCTACCAAAGTGTCGGCACCGTCCAGGCCGCCAATATCCAGTTGACGACGCTGCTCAACGCATCGCTGCGCCGGGTTCTGGGCGAGGTGACGTTCATCCAGGTGGTGCGGGATGAGCGCGAAACGCTGATGGCCCGCATCCGCGACCAGCTCGACAAGGAGGCCAGCGGATACGGCATCTCGGTGGTCGATGTCCGAATTCGGCGCGCCGATTTGCCGGAGCAGAACAGCCAGGCGATCTATCAGCGCATGCAGACTGAGCGGCAACGCGAAGCCGCCGAGTTCCGCGCTCAAGGTGGCCAGAAAGCGCAGGAGATCCGGGCCAAGGCCGATCGCGAAGCGACCGTGATTGTCGCCGATGCCAATTCCTCGTCCGAGCAGATCCGCGGTCAGGGCGACGGCGAGCGCAACCGGCTGTTTGCCGCAGCTTACAATCAGGCCCCGGCATTCTTTGCGTTCTACCGCTCGATGACCGCCTATCAGAAGGGCTTGAAGGGCAGCGACACCCGCTTCCTGCTGAAGCCAGATTCCGATTTCTTCCGCTTCTTCGGACATCCCGGCGGCAGGCCCGCCGCAACCGACGCGCCGAAGCCGTAA
- a CDS encoding SspB family protein, with translation MSTDHIRYDLLARDALRGVLRRVLTDAAEQGLPGEHHFFITFMSKADGVKISPRLLAQHPEEMTIILQHQFWDLKVSEERFEVGLSFGGIPERLVVPFNTIKSFYDPSVQFGLQFEPAETETAAADMPPAAPSPAALAVPDDPSPPAATDTEDNPKPSTGAEVVRLDRFRKK, from the coding sequence ATGTCAACCGATCATATCCGATACGATCTGCTGGCGCGCGACGCGTTGCGCGGCGTTCTGCGCCGGGTGCTGACGGACGCCGCCGAACAAGGACTGCCGGGCGAGCATCATTTCTTCATCACCTTCATGTCGAAGGCCGACGGAGTGAAGATATCGCCCCGCCTTCTGGCGCAGCACCCTGAGGAAATGACCATCATTCTCCAGCACCAGTTCTGGGATCTGAAGGTGAGCGAGGAGCGCTTCGAGGTCGGCCTGTCGTTCGGCGGCATTCCCGAGCGTCTCGTGGTTCCCTTCAACACAATCAAAAGCTTCTACGATCCGTCGGTGCAGTTCGGTCTGCAATTCGAGCCGGCCGAAACCGAGACCGCCGCGGCAGATATGCCACCGGCGGCGCCTTCGCCGGCGGCCCTGGCCGTTCCGGACGATCCCTCCCCGCCCGCCGCTACCGATACCGAGGACAACCCCAAACCCAGCACAGGCGCCGAGGTTGTCAGGCTGGACCGCTTCCGCAAGAAGTAG
- a CDS encoding dihydrofolate reductase produces the protein MIVTVSPHPEIVLVVAVAENGVIGQRNQIPWRLKADQQRFKAITMGKPIVMGRKTFDSLRRPLPGRTNIVITRDPDFAAVGAVATRSLADAIAVAKGDALRRSVGEIAVIGGAEIYAASMPAADRLEVTEVHAGVDGDAVFPAIDPSVWCETARCRNRAVAGDVADYSYVTYRRRTPH, from the coding sequence GTGATCGTAACTGTCTCCCCGCATCCGGAAATCGTCCTGGTCGTCGCGGTGGCCGAGAACGGCGTGATCGGTCAGCGCAATCAAATCCCGTGGCGGCTGAAAGCCGACCAGCAGCGATTCAAGGCGATCACCATGGGCAAGCCGATCGTGATGGGCCGCAAGACCTTCGACTCGTTGCGCCGGCCGTTGCCGGGACGAACCAATATCGTCATTACCCGCGATCCCGACTTTGCCGCGGTCGGCGCGGTGGCGACGCGATCGCTGGCGGATGCCATCGCCGTCGCAAAAGGGGATGCGTTGCGGCGTTCGGTCGGTGAGATCGCGGTGATCGGCGGAGCTGAGATTTATGCCGCGTCGATGCCGGCGGCGGATCGTCTCGAGGTGACGGAGGTTCACGCGGGGGTCGATGGCGATGCCGTTTTTCCGGCGATCGATCCGTCGGTCTGGTGCGAAACCGCCCGCTGCCGAAATCGGGCGGTCGCCGGTGACGTCGCCGATTATTCTTATGTGACATATCGCCGTCGGACGCCGCATTAA
- a CDS encoding ribbon-helix-helix domain-containing protein produces MKSPVVKRSIVVAGHKTSVSLEEAFWNGMKEISSLRDMTLSELVGEIDSNRQQGNLSSAIRLFVLDYFRSRAMASGSENSPSAG; encoded by the coding sequence ATGAAATCGCCGGTAGTGAAACGATCGATCGTGGTGGCCGGCCACAAGACCAGCGTGAGCCTCGAGGAGGCATTCTGGAACGGAATGAAAGAAATCTCTAGCCTTCGCGACATGACGCTGTCCGAGCTGGTCGGCGAGATCGACAGCAACCGTCAGCAGGGCAACCTCTCCTCGGCGATCCGCCTTTTCGTCCTGGACTACTTTCGAAGCCGCGCGATGGCTTCGGGATCCGAAAACAGCCCTAGCGCCGGATAG
- the serB gene encoding phosphoserine phosphatase SerB: MSLVATLICNPANPALDSTALDGARAILGNAGPAHWLWDEVAADIPFESDEPIPAIMKRLRDARGDLPIDVVVQPQLDRRKKLFLADMDSTMIGQECIDELADFAGLKAHVAAITERAMRGEMQFEAALRERVALLRGLPVTVVDEVLAKRITPTPGGRELVMTMRANGAYTCLISGGFTLFTKAVAAMIGFQENRGNTLLVEDGKLSGKAAEPIVGRETKLATLIELREAFDLDNLDTLVVGDGANDLGMIQQAGLGVAYHAKPAVAAAAAARIDYGDLTALLYAQGYRRDEFVSA; encoded by the coding sequence ATGTCGCTCGTCGCCACGCTGATCTGCAATCCGGCCAATCCCGCGCTCGATAGCACGGCGCTGGACGGGGCGCGCGCAATTCTTGGCAATGCGGGCCCGGCGCACTGGCTGTGGGACGAGGTCGCGGCCGACATTCCCTTCGAAAGCGACGAGCCTATTCCGGCCATCATGAAACGTCTGCGCGACGCGCGCGGCGATCTGCCGATCGACGTGGTGGTCCAGCCGCAGCTTGATCGCCGCAAGAAGCTGTTTCTGGCCGACATGGACTCCACGATGATCGGCCAGGAGTGCATCGACGAACTCGCCGATTTTGCCGGCCTGAAGGCGCATGTTGCCGCGATCACCGAGCGCGCCATGCGCGGCGAAATGCAATTTGAGGCCGCGCTGCGCGAGCGCGTGGCGTTGCTGAGGGGACTTCCCGTCACCGTTGTCGACGAGGTGCTGGCGAAACGCATCACGCCGACGCCGGGCGGCCGTGAGCTGGTGATGACCATGCGCGCCAACGGCGCCTACACCTGCCTGATCTCGGGCGGCTTCACGCTGTTCACCAAAGCAGTGGCCGCCATGATCGGCTTTCAGGAAAATCGCGGCAACACGCTATTGGTCGAAGACGGAAAATTATCAGGCAAGGCCGCCGAACCGATCGTCGGCCGCGAGACAAAACTTGCGACGCTGATCGAACTGCGCGAGGCCTTCGATCTCGACAATCTGGATACGCTGGTGGTCGGCGACGGCGCCAACGACCTCGGTATGATCCAGCAGGCGGGCCTCGGCGTCGCCTACCACGCCAAGCCGGCGGTTGCCGCCGCGGCAGCCGCGCGCATCGATTATGGCGACCTCACCGCCTTGCTTTATGCGCAAGGATATCGGCGCGACGAATTCGTGAGCGCATAG
- a CDS encoding DUF4169 family protein — translation MGDVVNLNKRRKRAERERTAAIADANRVRFGRSKAERDLIEQRMMREKRLLDQHRIDAEDGS, via the coding sequence ATGGGGGATGTGGTCAATCTGAACAAGCGCAGGAAGCGCGCCGAACGGGAACGGACGGCGGCGATTGCCGACGCCAATCGCGTGCGCTTCGGCCGCTCCAAGGCCGAGCGCGATCTCATCGAACAGCGTATGATGCGGGAGAAACGTCTGCTCGATCAGCACCGCATCGACGCCGAGGACGGATCATGA
- the hflK gene encoding FtsH protease activity modulator HflK: MPWKNQSGGPWGSGPKGPWGSGPQPAGGPKPPDLEDLLRRAQERLRQLLPGGHLSTMGIALILIGAIVIWGMSGFFRVQSEELGVVLRFGKHVRTVQPGLNYHLPYPIETVLLPKALRVSTLNIGMTLVQDPARHTSTMRDVPEESLMLTGDENIVDVDFTVLWRIKPGGVGDFLFNIQNPEGTVKAVAESAMREWVGRSDIQPILTSERTKIETSVQDLMQKTLDQYGAGILIQQVQMQKVDPPAQVIDSFRDVQAARADLERLQNEAQTYANRVIPDARGKASQIVQNAEGYKAQAVAEAKGQSSRFLQVYEAYKVAPDVTRERIYLETMEQVLGGADKLVYDPGSSSSSGIVPYLPLSELTSQRGTATAKQPAKTNGSAR; encoded by the coding sequence ATGCCGTGGAAAAATCAAAGCGGAGGCCCGTGGGGCTCCGGTCCGAAAGGACCATGGGGATCCGGCCCGCAACCGGCGGGGGGGCCGAAGCCGCCGGATCTCGAGGATCTGCTGCGCCGCGCTCAGGAGCGTCTCCGGCAACTGTTGCCGGGTGGACATCTGAGCACCATGGGTATCGCGCTGATCCTGATTGGCGCGATTGTAATCTGGGGCATGTCCGGCTTCTTCCGGGTGCAGTCGGAAGAACTCGGCGTGGTGCTGCGGTTCGGCAAGCACGTGCGGACCGTGCAGCCAGGCCTCAACTATCATCTGCCGTATCCGATCGAGACCGTGTTGCTGCCGAAGGCGCTGCGCGTCTCGACCCTCAATATCGGTATGACGCTGGTGCAGGATCCGGCGCGGCACACCAGCACCATGCGCGACGTGCCGGAGGAAAGCCTGATGCTGACCGGCGACGAAAACATCGTCGACGTCGATTTCACCGTGTTGTGGCGGATCAAGCCGGGCGGGGTCGGCGACTTCCTGTTCAACATCCAGAATCCGGAAGGTACCGTCAAAGCCGTGGCCGAAAGCGCGATGCGCGAGTGGGTCGGACGTTCGGATATTCAACCGATTTTGACGTCCGAGCGAACCAAAATTGAAACCTCGGTGCAGGATCTGATGCAGAAGACGCTGGACCAGTATGGCGCCGGCATTCTGATTCAGCAGGTGCAAATGCAGAAAGTCGACCCACCGGCTCAGGTCATCGATTCATTCCGCGACGTGCAGGCGGCGCGCGCCGACCTCGAGCGGCTGCAGAACGAAGCCCAGACTTATGCCAACCGCGTCATTCCCGATGCGCGCGGAAAGGCGTCGCAGATTGTGCAGAATGCCGAAGGCTACAAGGCACAGGCCGTCGCCGAAGCCAAGGGCCAGAGTTCGCGGTTCCTGCAGGTTTATGAGGCCTACAAGGTGGCGCCTGACGTGACGCGCGAGCGCATCTACCTTGAGACCATGGAGCAGGTGCTCGGGGGCGCCGATAAGCTCGTGTATGATCCGGGCTCATCGTCTTCGTCGGGTATCGTGCCTTACCTGCCGCTAAGCGAATTGACATCGCAGCGCGGCACCGCGACCGCGAAGCAGCCGGCCAAGACGAACGGGAGTGCCCGATGA
- a CDS encoding Do family serine endopeptidase, producing MTGAIPALSFRRRSLLAALCLGAACTLISAPALARGPDGIADVAEKVIDAVVNISTTQTVEAKGGSEGHRVIPQLPPGSPFEEFFDDFFKNRRSGKDGGLLPHKTNSLGSGFIIDPAGIVVTNNHVIADSDEINVILNDGTKVKAEIVGVDKKTDLAVLKFKPPHPLTAVKFGDSDKLRLGEWVVAIGNPFSLGGTVTAGIVSARNRDINNGPYDSYIQTDAAINRGNSGGPLFNLDGEVVGVNTLIISPSGGSIGIGFAVPSKTVAGVVDQLRRFGELRRGWLGVRIQQVTDEIADSLNIKPARGALVAGVEDKGPAKPAGIEPGDVVITFDGKDIKEPKDLSRVVADTAVGKTVNVVIIRKGKQETKKVTLGRLDDSDKVTPVSVKTKPGVEEKPVTQKALGLDLAALSKDLRARYKIKDSVKGVIVTDVEADSDAAEKRLSAGDVIVEVAQEAVSSASDIRKRVDQLKKDGKKAVLLMVSNGTGELRFVALSLK from the coding sequence ATGACCGGAGCGATCCCCGCGTTGAGCTTTCGCCGGCGTTCCCTGCTGGCCGCGCTTTGCCTCGGCGCCGCATGCACCCTGATATCTGCGCCGGCCCTCGCCCGCGGTCCCGACGGCATCGCCGACGTCGCGGAAAAGGTGATCGACGCGGTGGTCAATATCTCGACGACCCAGACGGTCGAAGCCAAAGGCGGCAGCGAGGGGCACCGCGTCATTCCGCAGCTTCCGCCGGGATCGCCGTTCGAGGAGTTTTTCGACGACTTCTTCAAAAACCGCCGCAGCGGCAAGGATGGCGGTCTGCTACCGCACAAGACCAACTCGCTCGGCTCCGGGTTCATCATCGATCCCGCCGGAATTGTCGTCACTAACAATCACGTCATCGCCGATTCCGACGAAATCAACGTCATTCTGAACGACGGCACCAAGGTCAAGGCCGAGATTGTCGGCGTCGATAAGAAAACCGATCTTGCGGTGTTGAAGTTCAAGCCGCCGCATCCGCTGACGGCCGTCAAGTTCGGCGATTCCGACAAGCTGCGGCTCGGTGAGTGGGTGGTCGCCATCGGCAATCCGTTCAGCCTTGGCGGCACCGTTACCGCCGGCATCGTCTCGGCCCGTAACCGCGACATCAACAATGGCCCCTATGACAGCTACATCCAGACCGACGCCGCCATCAACCGCGGCAACTCCGGTGGCCCGCTCTTCAATCTCGATGGCGAGGTCGTGGGCGTGAACACGCTGATCATCTCGCCGTCGGGCGGCTCGATCGGCATCGGCTTCGCGGTGCCGTCGAAAACGGTCGCTGGCGTCGTCGATCAATTGCGTCGGTTCGGTGAACTGCGTCGCGGTTGGCTGGGCGTCCGCATCCAGCAGGTCACCGACGAAATCGCCGACAGTCTCAATATCAAACCGGCGCGCGGCGCGCTGGTCGCCGGCGTCGAGGACAAGGGCCCGGCCAAGCCAGCCGGCATCGAGCCCGGCGACGTCGTCATCACCTTCGACGGAAAGGACATCAAGGAGCCGAAAGATCTGTCGCGCGTCGTGGCCGACACGGCCGTCGGCAAGACCGTCAACGTCGTGATCATCCGCAAGGGCAAGCAAGAGACCAAGAAGGTGACGCTGGGACGGCTCGACGACAGCGACAAGGTGACGCCCGTCTCGGTCAAGACCAAACCGGGAGTAGAAGAGAAGCCGGTGACGCAGAAGGCGCTCGGCCTCGATCTCGCGGCGCTCAGCAAGGACCTGCGCGCACGCTACAAGATCAAGGACAGCGTCAAGGGCGTCATCGTCACGGACGTGGAAGCGGATTCCGACGCAGCCGAGAAGCGGCTCAGCGCCGGCGACGTCATCGTCGAGGTGGCGCAGGAAGCCGTGAGCAGCGCCTCCGATATCCGCAAGCGTGTCGATCAGTTGAAGAAGGACGGCAAAAAGGCGGTGTTGCTGATGGTTTCGAACGGCACCGGCGAACTGCGGTTTGTGGCGCTGAGCTTGAAGTAG